In Helicobacter mastomyrinus, a single genomic region encodes these proteins:
- a CDS encoding inositol monophosphatase family protein gives MRTFLYQATLATQKIIDTLQHKDKSLYTLHQIGAGGDRSIGADLVSESIYKEYLLPLASINSEESGFIQGARSDYIMLDPLDGSDNFLSHIPYYGASLALCDTNGRVKEAVIFNFCTKEGRARVEDKVIRFAIESYLQEGEAAFIALESLPLTKCGIFEKAYSNPHITALLYQNRLKFRSLGASALSIAQSYEVNFMLFMGNIRDFDSKAGLFLCEKLHHIRTNNFTLISKDKHIFDMISHIVLESKG, from the coding sequence TTGCGGACATTTTTATATCAAGCTACTCTTGCCACACAAAAGATTATTGATACCTTGCAGCATAAAGACAAATCACTCTATACCCTGCATCAAATCGGTGCAGGAGGCGATAGAAGCATAGGGGCGGACTTAGTGAGCGAGAGCATTTATAAGGAGTATTTGCTGCCTTTGGCAAGTATCAATTCCGAAGAGAGCGGCTTTATACAGGGGGCGAGAAGTGATTATATTATGCTAGACCCGCTCGATGGGAGCGATAACTTCCTCTCTCATATCCCTTATTATGGCGCTTCTTTGGCACTTTGTGATACAAATGGCAGAGTAAAGGAGGCTGTAATTTTTAACTTCTGCACTAAAGAGGGCAGAGCGCGAGTGGAGGATAAAGTCATACGATTTGCTATTGAATCCTATCTGCAAGAGGGCGAGGCGGCTTTTATCGCATTAGAATCTTTGCCACTCACAAAATGCGGAATTTTTGAAAAAGCGTATTCTAATCCGCATATCACTGCACTTTTATATCAAAATCGCTTAAAGTTCCGCTCTTTAGGGGCGAGTGCGCTATCTATCGCGCAATCTTATGAAGTGAATTTTATGCTTTTTATGGGTAATATCCGCGATTTTGATAGCAAGGCAGGATTGTTTTTATGCGAAAAGCTGCATCATATTCGCACAAATAATTTTACACTTATAAGCAAAGATAAGCATATTTTTGATATGATTTCACATATCGTTTTAGAATCTAAAGGATAG